CTCCCTCGTCCGCAGTGAGAAATGGATCAGCACCGCGGATCTCATGAAACAGGAGGGGCTGCCGGAGGTCCCGGAGGAGATGAGCCGGACACACACGGCGCTCATGGGCGAGGTGGCCCAAGCCGCATCGCTGCGGGAAATTCTCGCCATCGCGCTGCGGCTTGAGGAGCAGGCCCGCGATATCTATGCCCGGGCGTTGACTTTCGTGCAGAGCGAAGAGGGCCGGAAAGTGTTCGAGCGCCTGGTGTCGTTCGAGGAAGGGCATGTCCGGAAGGTCAAGGGGATGATGGAGAAGTACTTGTGACCGGACGGCCGGACGGCTTATATTGCCTGCCATGATCGAGGCCGCACTCTCCCGGGTCGCCGCCGGCGAGTTTTTCCTGATCGCCGGTCCCTGCGTCGTTGAATCACACGCGCTCTGCCTCGAAATCGCGGAGCGCGTGGCGGAGTTGTGCGCCCGCCGCCGTGTCCCCTACATTTTCAAGGCCTCTTTCAAGAAGGCCAACCGCACCGCGCCGGGTTCCTACACCGGTCCGGGAATCGCGGAGGGGCTGGCCGCCCTCGCAGCCGTCCGCGAGCGTATGAAACTGCCGGTGCTGACCGATGTCCACGAGACCTCCGAGGTCGCCGCCGTGGCCGCAGTCGTCGATATCCTGCAGATCCCGGCGTTTCTCTCCCGGCAGACCGACCTTCTCGCCGCGGCCGGGGCCACCGGCAAGTGGGTGAATATCAAGAAGGGGCAGTTTCTTGCCCCCGACGACATGGCCTATGCGGTGCAGAAGACCGGTTCCGACAAAGTGATGCTCACCGAGCGGGGGACAACCTTCGGCTACCACAACCTCGTGGTTGATTTCCGCTCGCTCTTGATCATGCGGGAGTATGGCCGGACGGTGTTTGACGCCACGCACTCGCTGCAGTTGCCGAGCGCCGCCAGCGGGGTGTCGGGCGGGCGGCCGGACATGGTGATCCCGATGGCGAAAGCTGCGGTCGCAATCGGCGTCAACGGCCTGTTTGTGGAGACCCACCCCGATCCGGCCCGGGCCCGGTCCGACGCCGGCGCCATGCTCCCCCTCGACCGCATCCCCGATCTCCTGGATCAGGTCCTTCGCATCCGGAATGCCGCAGGATAAGCCATGCCCAAGCCCAAACTCACCCGCACACAACTGGTCGGACGCTTCAAGAACGTAAAGCTGCTGGCGATGGATGTCGACGGCGTCCTGACGGATGACACGCTGTACTTCGGCCCCGACGGCTTCGAGATGAAGCGGTTTCACATTTCGGACGGGCTCATGATGGTACTGGCGATGCG
This genomic stretch from Candidatus Zixiibacteriota bacterium harbors:
- a CDS encoding ferritin family protein; this translates as MKGRDRMTPVNQETLQALTSGIQAEVASYVFYREALKKQQVTQIRTILEELALEEKRHFHVLERQYDSLVRSEKWISTADLMKQEGLPEVPEEMSRTHTALMGEVAQAASLREILAIALRLEEQARDIYARALTFVQSEEGRKVFERLVSFEEGHVRKVKGMMEKYL
- the kdsA gene encoding 3-deoxy-8-phosphooctulonate synthase; this encodes MIEAALSRVAAGEFFLIAGPCVVESHALCLEIAERVAELCARRRVPYIFKASFKKANRTAPGSYTGPGIAEGLAALAAVRERMKLPVLTDVHETSEVAAVAAVVDILQIPAFLSRQTDLLAAAGATGKWVNIKKGQFLAPDDMAYAVQKTGSDKVMLTERGTTFGYHNLVVDFRSLLIMREYGRTVFDATHSLQLPSAASGVSGGRPDMVIPMAKAAVAIGVNGLFVETHPDPARARSDAGAMLPLDRIPDLLDQVLRIRNAAG